The following is a genomic window from Pseudomonas sp. FP2335.
AGGGCTCACTGGTTATTTGGTAGTCGGTGAAGTCGGCTTCGGTGGCGTACACACCAATCGGCAAGGTCAATGCCTGGAAGAAGCTGAACAGCGGACGCAACTGGTGATCGAGGACCAATGCGTGGCGTTCGCTGCCGCCGGTGGCGGCCAGCAGCACCGGGGTGTTGATCAGCGCGTTGAGGCCGACCAGGTCGAAGAGGTGTTTGAGCAGGCCCGGGTAGGAGCCGCGATACACCGGCGCAGCGACGATCAGCAGGTCGGCCTGCTCGATGGCCAACAGTTGGCTTTCGACCTCGGCCGGCAATTCGTCGCGGGACAGCGCACCGCCCAATGGCCGGGCAATGTCGCCCAACTCGATCAAGGTGGTCTGGATGGGCAGCAGGGTGGCGAGTTCCGCCAGCACGGCCTGGGTCAATACGAGGGTACGGGACGGGCGCCAGGTTCCGCCGGAGAGGGCAACGACATTCAGGGGACGGGTCATGAACAGTTCCTTTTTCAACAGTGGTTCACAGCAGGTGTGCAGCGTGTTGAGCAAGAGCTGTACCAAAGGCTGCGGGCCTTGAGTGGCGTGGGCTGTGGGCTCAGTGCTGGAAACTCCTGGTGTTGTCGGCCTGCTGATTTGTTGAATGGCTGTTGCCTGGGCAACAGTTGCGTGGCGAACAGTGCCCGTTGGGTGTGTTGCCATTTATAGAGGGTTAGAGATATTCCGTAAATGAACGTATTTCAATATTTATAGATCAATAAAGAATATAAAAGGCGTAGCTATCGAAGGTGCCTCGGCGGCTGATAGCGACTATCACGGCAGGTGATTTTTCCCTGCCCAGGGGCGGGAGTAGCCTGTGTTCATTGACTCGAAACCCACTTCGCAGAGCCGCCACCATGAACCGATTGCTTGCTGTTGCCTTATTGCTTGTCACTTCCGTCGTCGCCGGGTGTGCGACTCATCCTGCGCCTGAGTTGCGTCCCTATTCGGTGGAAGAAAGCAGGCAGTTGGCCCTTGAAGCGCTGAGCCGTCGCGGCTTGTCGTTTGATGAATACCAACAGCAGCGTGCGGCACTGTTGGGGCAGCCACAAAAGTCCTACAGCTTCGATCGCCAGGGTGAAATGAACGCCGAACGCAGCGTAACCCTGCATGGTCGTCCCAGTTGAGTGGGGCATTGGCAGCGAAGAACCCGAGGTTTCCCTTAAGGACCCTCGGGTTTTTGTTTTCCATGGGGCGACTTCAGCCTGTTAAGCTGAATTTCAGGAGC
Proteins encoded in this region:
- the msuE gene encoding FMN reductase translates to MTRPLNVVALSGGTWRPSRTLVLTQAVLAELATLLPIQTTLIELGDIARPLGGALSRDELPAEVESQLLAIEQADLLIVAAPVYRGSYPGLLKHLFDLVGLNALINTPVLLAATGGSERHALVLDHQLRPLFSFFQALTLPIGVYATEADFTDYQITSEPLKGRIRLAAERAAPLFAAHSPSLLKIA